The genomic segment catattacacctaTCAGAATACTGATGAaagcttgtgctggagaggatatagAAGAAacgaaacactcctccattgctggtgggagtgcaaacatgtACAGCCCCCTTGCAAATcagcatggcagtttctcagaaaattaggaatgaaCCTACATcaagatccaacaataccactcttgggcatatacccaaatattctcaatcatactacagggacatttgctcaactatagtcatagcagcattatttgtcgtACATTACACAATGGGATATTGTCctcagttgtaaaaaaaaaaaaacaataacatcttgaaatttgcaggcaaataatgaaactagaaaaaaatcccaagggAGGTAcccatacaaaagaaaaatatggtattcTTCCCATGGCTGCGGGACAATAAGGCACCACAGAAAGACAAGAAGCCTAAGAAGTCAACTTGGAGGTTCCATTTGGATCTCACTCATCTGGTAGAAAATGGAATTTCTGATTCTGGaaacttcaaacagtttctctggGAGAAGGTTAAAGTCAGTGGGAAAACTGGAAATTATGGCTATGTTGTTCACATTGAACACATGAAGAATAAAATCACAGTTGTTTCTGAGAAACAGTTCTCTAAATGGTATTTGAAATATCTTACCAAGAAATACCTTAAGAAGAATAATCTCCGTGATTGGCTTCGTGTGGTTGCATCTGACAAGGAGACCTACGAACTCCGCTATTCCCAGATTAGTTGGGATGAAGATGGGTCAGAGTCTGAAGATTAGTTGCCCTTTGTATGCtttaaagtaaaactaaaattgGACTTTTTCGGCAAATAGTAAACATTgtactcttaaaaacaaaaaggagaaatgaaaaatatggtatggactcactcataaatggatactactaaatataaagcaaaggataaacagATTCCAATCCACAGCTCCAAAGAAggtaggtaacaaggagggccatAAAAGGGATTCATGGGTtgccctaggaaggggaaatagatgagatgtcCTGTATAAACTGGGGGTGGGATGGTATAAAGGAGGAAAttggagatgagaacatgaggtaACAGAATAGctgagttgggggaaggatggagtgggagaacaatgaaagatatcttgatagagtgAGCCATTATTGAGTTAGGGAGAAACatagtgctagggaaattcctaggaatccacaaggatgaccccagctaagactcctagcaatagtggagagggtgcctgaactgtccttccccTCTAATCAGCTGGGTAAATACCCTAACTGTCACCATAGAACttatatccagtaactgatggaagcagatgcagagatgcacagaCAAGCACTGTCAGTCCAGTTGAAGATGacggaggagggattatatgagcaaggtaaggtcaagatcatgatggggaaatccatagagacagctgacctgcgCTCATGAGAGCTCACAGGCTCTAgcctgacagctggggagcctgcatgtaaacaaactaggtcctctgcatgtgggcaACAGTTGTGCAGCTTCGTCTGTTTGAGTGGCCCTTAGCAGTGGAACCAGAATCTATCCTTGGTGAATAAGCTGGCTATTTGGAAAtaattccctgtggtgggatgccttaCTCAGCTTTGATTCCGGGATGAGGGTTTGGGTCTTGTCTAACTTGATGTGCCTGAcattattgactccccatgggaggctttattctttctgaaaaaaggatggggtggggtgggtggaggtgggggaagtAAGATGGCAGATgaactgtggttggtgtgtgataagaataaaaaaattaaaagaaaaatcaattatgGTGAGCACTGAACTAAAAGAATTATGTAGTAGTTGATGGTATCAACTGATTGTTAGGTATTCTATTTTCAAGAAGAAAATCCCACCATTGTCTTGTTATAAAGTGACCGTATTTCCAGTACATGAATCGCACAATATCGTGTATTCTCTTCTGGAAAGTCATTTGTATCACTGGACACACAATAGCATAGGCATTGAGTACAAGTTTCTGAAGACTCAGAAGGACAGGTTCATATCTCCAGAGCAATGTTGAGCATACTGAAATTATAAGGTTCACCTAGTATGTGACCACAAAGACACTCACCAGAGCCAGGATGGTCCAGGTGGCTCTTTGCTCTGGGGAGTGTCTTACAGAGAGGCTGCTTCTGTGGAGATGCAGTGATTGCCTATGATGCCGGAACAACAGAAACACCATGTATGCACTAGAGAACATCATGAGCCCCACAAAGAAGACATCCctggaaaatgtcaaaatgaaaagcAGTCCCCTCCTGATGGGGGTACTTGGAGATACCGAGCAGTATTCACTGATCACAAGCGGATTTGTCTGGCTTGTGTTGGAATAAGCTACAGTGAATGAAATGATGTTACTACTGAAAGACAAATTGAGgaaccagaaaaacaagaaaatatacgTGATGTAatttgtaagtgtgtgtttggttttaacCACCCAGTCAGTGCTTGGGCTAATGATGGTGGCCTGTAGTACACTCAGGAAGCTGGTGATACAGATGGAGAGGCCCCTCATCACCCTGCTCAGGTAAAACAATGCCTTGCATGTGAAGTCATTCTGTAAATTCAGTGACTCAAACATGTctggagacaaaaaaaatctaatgcaATGATTAGCATCACAATATGAACAAGGGCCAAGTGACATGTGATCAGCTCTGTGGGCTTAGCTCTGCAGTCTTGGAGGACCATGAAGACATGCAACAAAAGAAGATGGTGTTAACTGAGATTCCAATGCCAATTTGGAAATAACAAATGTTCTAAATGATGACATGAGTGTATATCTCATTTATCTTCATGACAGAGGGGATCATTCTGTATGTGGAAAGAAAGAGCTATGAGTTTAGAAAGGAATGAACGAAACACCCAATGCCATCATtaagattttctcttttttatttttactgaactctacatttttctctgctccccttcctgtctcttcccttccccttcaaccctcccccaaggtccccatgctttcaatttactcaggagatcttgtctttttctacttcccatgtagattagacccatgtatgtctctcttagtgtcctcatggtggtctcagttctctgggattgtgatttttggatggtttactttgctttatgcttaaaaaccacctatgagtgagtacatgtgataattgtttttctgtgtctgggttaactcactcaaaataaagttttctagctccatccattttcctgcaaaattcaagatgttattttttctgctgcttTTTAAGATTATTAATGGTTTTTGAGAATATTGtacaaattattttatcatatttcccCCTGACAAATCCTGCTTGATCCACCCATCTTCCCTACGTGTTGACTGGgcatttctgtccctcctggtcacTGCCCTTgtcaagtcccaaagaatcacagagagtctacattagttataaactgattgacccattagctcaggcttcttattaactaattcttataacttatattagcccataattcttctctgcataagccacgtggcttggtatctttttttgtcaaggcaatcacatcttgtgTCCTCCGTATCTGGTCATGACTGTAAaatgaaacttccctcttccaagaattcttaTTGCCcggtctctacttcctgcctggctactggccaatcagcattttattaaaaattatacaagtgacagggtaaaaGACAATTGTCCCACGGCACCTACGTGCCCAACTGTGTCTCCTCTTTTAAACCCATAAAGTccaatttgaattttaatttatttatagatatgaatgctttgtctgcatttatttccatgtgccacttgtgtgcctgatgcccacagaatcCAGAGGAGGATATTGGatcctctgcaactggagttaccgTGGCTGTGAGTCTCTATGTAAGTGCTAtgatttgaacccaggttctctggaaggacagtcattgctcttaactgcggagccatctctgtagcttCCACATCAAgctcaatttgtgctgcccataaaCTCCTGGATGTTCAGCTTCCGCTGGAGCACGGTGACTTATAAGTGACTACACTCCTAAGAAAACtgacccttcctctctccatAGCTATCAATTGCCCGTAACCCTTCTGCTAGTGATGGTccttccacctcccctctgcATTCTGAGATTTGGCTGGATTAAATTTGTTCAGGTATTGTGTCTGCTGTCATAACTGTTAGTTTAAACTGTGTGGTCTCCTGGCTGTGTGCAGAAGGCACTGTTTTCTTCTAATCTTCCATTAACTCTGCCTCTTACaccctttctgtcccctctcccttgGTGACCCCTGAGTGCTTCGAGAGGAATGTGTGATACAAATGTATCTTTTAGGAATGGGAATTTCTTATTCCCTCACTCTCAAGAGCTTGAACTCTTGTGcaagtctctgtgttaatcaccatctactgagTCTAGAAGAGTTGAGAGATGAATTAACCCATGTGTATAATAACCAGTCAACATGAACCTGTTTAATACTAGCAGGATAGCCTTTATCAGAATAACAGCAGTAAGGCCCATTAACTATCCAGCCTGAAATGGTGTTGGGTGTGGGTTTCTATCCTATCGCAATTTCCTTAGGGATTAAAATTTTACATCTCGGAGGGAAGCTCTTACAAACACTGGATGTTGAAAGAGAGATAAAACAACTGgatattttaagacaggatttttaCAGAAAGGAGAAGCAACAGGATGTTCTAGGGGGAGCTGAAGCATTCCTTCTTGCAAGAAAACTTAAgatcaggaagtaaacaactcaaaacagccTCAGGACCTTTCTAAAACTGGCCAAACTCTACAGGCCCTTCCATTCCCAAGCATAAAAGAAGTAAGAtctgcagagacacacactcagaaatgGTGACCTTCCTCAAAGAGGGTGAGGCAACCCGAACAGCCTGGAAAGGACACTTTTCTACCATGAGCTGTATGCAAGGCATGCAGCGAGCTCCAGACTCACAGCTTTTGTGAGTTGTCACCCGTGCTTTGGTGATGTCTGTCATAGGTTCACTATCTTGAGTGATGAGACAATCATGATTCCTCAGCAGTAATGTCACACAATTTTGTAGATTTGGCCTTAAATTCGATCATAAAGTGGTTGATTACTCCAAAATCCAACATGATGAACCAATGAATTTCATTGTGTTTACTTACGGGCATACAGGTAAGGGGTTCCATACAGGAGTAGACATGACTCAAAGACAATAGACAATAAACCATCCTCAAGAGAACAACTGTAttacctactttctcttctgtcagattcAGGGTATCAAGTGTTATGCTGGGATCCAAAAATCATCATCATATGTGCAATTTATGACTGTCATGAGTACACATGAAAGTGATTTCCTAGAAGCCTTTCTCGAGGTTCCACTTAGTACAGCAATCCCTTCTATTGACTTTGAAACACCTCAGGCCtcagtaaataaaaatgatgccCCCTCATAGTTCAGCAGTCTATTTCAAATGTCAAAGTGCCTTGGACaatctcacagaaaaaaatggcagGCACAGCATTTTGTTATTGCTAGGATCCAAGGCAAATTGTTTTCTCAAATTATTCTAATTAAACTTTAGagcaaaaaatagaaaactaattataaatgattatacATAACTGCATTCAGATAATATATTACAAGCCTCCACTAAACTGGGATGAAATAATTATAGCTATATAAACAACAAATATAATGTTTCTTTGTCATTCCAAGATCTTCGGCTCACCTCTTTCAGTCATGCAGATTTCTGTAAATGGTGTTGAAAAGGCTTGAACTGCTGGATCACCAAATGACATCCTCTATAATGTTCACACTGTCCTTGCTGTTGAACTTGGGCAAGAAAAGACCATGGTTACCATGGGGCAGAAGCAGCAGCTACCATATACTCATTTCATGGTTCATCTTTGAAATTTGTCTACACCTGTAGGATCTAATAACTGATCCTTATAAGCAAAATGCATGTGCATCTAAAGGCATTGTGTGCTGATTATCTGAATTTTAAAGTTCACTTTGTGTTCTGCTCTCAACATTGAAGCATCTTGGAATTTAGAATAATACAGCCATGACCTGTGAACAATGGCTTAGGAAGAAATTTCAGAGAAGACACTTAGAGGTTGGtaatatagaaaagaaatttgAGTCTCCTTTAAGGtgttagaaaaatcaaaatatgaacaTACCAATTAATATTCAGtgtaaaaagaaacaagcaaagatTGTTGATCTCAGGATTAAACTCCACAAATTTCAGGAGATCAAGTGAACCTTCCTAATTCTACCTTTCCCATGAAATttgtataaatttaatttaacccTAAGGTGTACATacgtgcatatatgtgcacatatgcatatgcacatacatatacatatttatacatagtaTTCATATGTATGAAGTGAGAAGTATCactgtagaaggaatggagggctgtttcctgccacccggctagctttacccaaaataattaaacggaaactgtattcttttaaaacactgcctggcccatagtttcagcctcttattggttaattctcacatcttcctttaacccatatttagtaatctgtgtagcaccacgaggtgtggcttaccaggagagatcttaacctgcgtccatctcagagaggagaatcatggtgactcactatggtgattgcctgaagcgtctccccactacccagcattctgttctgtctactccgcctacctaattttctgttctcttaaagggccaaggcagttttctttattaattaaccaatgaaagtaacatagacagataactctcctccatcatatcaCTAGTAAATGGACTAGCAAAACTATCTGTACCAGCAAGTTTTTATGTCACCATTATCTGGGAAAAAGTaatcttaatcaagaaaatgcccccatagaaTGAGCCTGTAGGCAACTCTACAATGCACAGAGCTGCTGAAAACAGTGTTTGTGAGTGGCCACTCCCAGCTCTAGTTCTGAGAAAACAAGTAGGTGGCAGAAGCACCAGTGTAGAGACAGAACACAGAAACCCGGCACAGGATCCTGAATGCAGCCGTGTTGTGAAGTTGGAGTCTCTCTAAAAAGCGCCCTCTCAAAGCCTTACAATCTCAGGACACCAGGAAACCAATAGGGCATGACACTGTGGTCTCACAGACCAGGACACGCATCCTGTACATCCCGGTGGAGACAACAGGAGACTCCAGTGCCTGTGTCAGACGCTCGACTTGAGGGAAAGGAGCACTAAAGCCTTCACATTGCAGGCTCCCTGCCCAGGGCAGCCGGCTTCGTGCATTACCCTTCTAAGTGCACAAAATACAGATTTTCCACATTAATAATTTAAGGCAAACAACAATCTGcaacatttaaaacttaaaacgAGTATTGATTATCAAATTCCTGATCAAATGGGCAATCCTGTGACAGCATTTTGTTCCACTTTTACAAAATGAGACCACCTTCTCTGCCTTTCAATCTAAAGACATAGAGGTTAGAAAACTACTTCTACTGAGTTCAGAATTGTCACTAATctcataaccacacagaaattaaacTGGAATTTAACTTAAGATTCAGTGAATATGTGTTTAATAAATGAACCTAGTTATATATTTGTGGTGAAAAAATCAAGttctagatatttttatattatgatttctcTAATGTATGTAATCTTGTCTAAAGGTTGAAAATTGTACTTACTGCATTTCTATAATCCTTACAAAATTAATACTCTGATCATTATGTAAGTTCCATTTGACATATAAAATACTGACggttttttaagaaaacatttgaacTTCACAAAATTCattaataacaaaatatcttattTGGAGATAATTTAATGGTCACTGAAAGTTGCCTTGATAATCATTATGTagtaaaagaaaactatttgtAGGGCCACAACAACTAATTATTGTACAGCAATAGAACACCTTCCGTTTACAATGATGCGATAAAAAACAGTCTTAAACTCTGAAGGATTACATAATACAATCAATGAATGTGCACATgaaacttttattaaaatgattttaaagatcTCCTGAGATTTAAAATATGAGTACAGCACACTGAATTCTTTCAGAAGTGATGTATTCTACTAGAAGAATTGCAGATAGATACATACAAAAAGACAAACtgtagcatgactaataaaaacccagagactggtAGTGGGGTTCAACATGAtggtcagaaaaacaaaccagccagccactgactcttacctctacctcagtccaaaatgaaaAATCCTAATTTTGGACTGATGTAGAGGTAACAGCCAGTGGCTCAGTTTTGCTTtgctgaccttcagattgaaccccaatatctgtctctgggtttttattaattgtcctACAACAAAATCTGAATgtatctttaaaaagttaaaatataaatccAATCTAATACTTCAGAAAGTTATCAAAAAAGCACTTATCAAAACTACAAATGTATGTATTATCACCttttatgaattttttcttttcatgtatgCTACGTACTTAGGATTCAGTGAGCACACAGACGATGTCCTGGACAGACACAGCTCTGTTGTTTTAGTAGAAACCATCCTACTGCTCCCGGCCTCTCCCCCAGGTCTTCAGCCTTAAGCACTTATTGCAAATGAAGTAGAGAAATAAGCACTAGGCAGCCTGAGAATTTTCTGTGAATGAAGTGGAGGGAGGCCCCAGATAGGGTTACATAGAGGGTGcaccatcctctcctctcccactgcACTGCTAGTCAAGTCCTGCTCTTCACCAAGACAGCCCTGGCCTGGGAATGTAGAAGAGGGCGCTGCCAATGGGAAAACTCAACTTACCTAGTTTGTAAAAAACAACATAGAAGGACCAGCTGGGCTGTcacctctgccctgtgggaactcATTTTCCCAGCCACATCTGTCTGAGTACTCTGCATAATCCCAGTCTCATCCACAGGAGCAAATTACAGCTAAGAGTCTGTCTCCATCAAAAGGATGACGCTGTGTCAGACACCCAGTGATCTCTACTGCTTTGGGAAGTTCCTGGGAGCCTCTGCACCTATTCTGTGCCTTGGGAGGCTTCATTGAGGACAAAGTGCTGTTGTTCAAATTAAGCATGCATAGAAAAGTGCTCTGAGCACATGAATTAAATCAGGCTTATGATTTCTAGCATGCTGGGAAAACAAGTTCAACCACAAGGCAAGCAGCACTGATCACACTCAAATATAGCAAAACACACTTGAACTCTGTCAGTCCTGTGTGATGAGATGAAACAAGGCCCTCACCCTTACAAGATGTGAGTGACTGCTAGTGCATCATACAAAAACACTAACTGTGAACTTGCATCTTCATGATATCCTGAAAATTGGAAGGGAATGGACAGAAACCAGAAACCTAACAACATATCATACTGTTTCCACAAACTGAAAAGACAACAGACAGGGACAAGTGTGCCTGCACCACTGCCAGCAGCAGAAAATGTAAGTTCAAGCTTGTGCAAGACAGGtacaaaaattatttctcaataaataaaaacaatatagtttcaaaataagaataatggaagaactatttcaaaatattcatatatatatatagatatatacatgatCCAAATGAAttattgtgtttatatgtatataagttaTTATTAAGtcatattaaattatatacaaaCTTTTTGTGGtggcctcctttctctctttatctgtCTCCCTAAATTGTGTATATAAAGATAAATTGAATCATACACATATAGATAAAATAACCACATATTATGAATGGGCACTCGGAAAtgcaaaaattaactaaaattaattatgtaaatataaaaaccaTGCACAGGGAGTTTAATTGGATTTGTATCACTGAGTGTAGATTCTAAATTAAATTTACCTCTAGCTAAAATTCATCAACCTTCTAAATACCTTGGATTTAATTATTTCTGGCCATAAAAAACAGTTAGGCCTTGGTAGCTACCATTAATACCTTGCCCATGATATTAGAAAGATGGTTTAATATCTGTTAGAAAGGAAATATGTATTTCCATTGTTGTCCTACAGATTTTATCATGTCATGCCCCATGTCATACCCTGCCTCCATGCCAACTCTAGCCTGAAGTCTAGCCCAGCTTGTTGAGTTCACAGTCATAATCCTGCCCTCACCACAGTCTTCAGACAGAACCAGAGTACCATACACCAcactccaggacagcctgagcagCTCTGCTCCTGCCCCAGCTTGCTATGTCCACATCagacaaacaataaaaagtacaCATAACTCAATCTcttcacaaaaacacaaacaatatgaAAGATCAAAACAGGAtgtctctgcccccaaacccaccaATCCTTGAGAAATGTTTTCCAGTGAGAATTACTTACTTAAAACCCCAAGACACAGGTCTTTAAAAGTACTATCATAAGCTAAATCACATTAAtcgataaattttaaaaagacacaaataaagaGAATTAACTTAAAGGGAATAAAAGATCAAATGAtgtccaagaaaacacaaatacaaggCTGAATGAAAAAGAGGCAATCCAGGATTTGAAAACCAAACAGTGAAGAGAGCTGGGGCTGAAACGAAGATGAAATTGAAAACTCAATATCCCAGTAACAGGACTCCAGGAGACACCTTACAAGTAGAGGATAGAATATCATGTTACAAGGTAGAGGAAAACTCAATATCCCAGTAACAGAACTCCAGGAAACACCTTACATGCAGAGAATAGAATATCATGTTACAAGGTAGAGGAATGGACAcacaagaaaatatgaaaaaattcaaaTACTAGAAAGGAGTATGCAGGAAGTTTAGGacattatgaaaatatgaaatactTAAATTATAAGCATAACTGATGGAGGAGTTCAAGTCAATGGCATAGACAAGATCTTCaaaaaaatcatggaagaaagCTTCCCCCAAATTAAGGAAAAACACAATGATACACAGAACACCATATAGACAAGAGGAAAAAACTCCCTGAGCTGTATCCTATTTATAAGACTAAATATACACAACATAAAAAAAAGAGTGTTGAAAATTGCAGGTGAAAAAACACAAGCCACACGAAAAACcacttcagaaaaacaaatgatttcTCACATAAAACTTTGGAAGCCAGATAAGCCTGAATCACTGTACTTCAAACTCTAAAACACAATGCCAAcctagactactatactcagcaaaattaTCTACCATAGTTGAGGGCAATAGAAGACACTTCTATGATACAGAATGTTACATGAATTCATATGCAAGAAACCAGCCCATCAGAGAATGCTGAAGTAATAatttggaaagaagagaggaataaATATAGTCAAGAGActgtggaaagaaaatgaagatataatTGCTGAAAGACAAACTGTCTAGGCACACAAACATCAACAAAATACCTGAAATCAGTAGACAATTTTAAACAATAGCTTTAAATATTAGGGGCCTGCAATTCCCAATCCAAAGATATAGAATAGTTGAAaggaaacaccatcctgagtgaggtaacccaggcccaaaaagatgaacatgggat from the Arvicola amphibius chromosome 10, mArvAmp1.2, whole genome shotgun sequence genome contains:
- the LOC119824310 gene encoding 60S ribosomal protein L22-like 1 translates to MVFFPWLRDNKAPQKDKKPKKSTWRFHLDLTHLVENGISDSGNFKQFLWEKVKVSGKTGNYGYVVHIEHMKNKITVVSEKQFSKWYLKYLTKKYLKKNNLRDWLRVVASDKETYELRYSQISWDEDGSESED